In the Malus domestica chromosome 16, GDT2T_hap1 genome, one interval contains:
- the LOC103425694 gene encoding folate-biopterin transporter 1, chloroplastic-like isoform X1, which produces MESPTFCSISILPSGSSVLSSHSFASPPPLCFVPRIRRKPCTLLSGAHRRARHRRRARRKLPPENDMSVAVPMPSPTRRLDLDDEPFLNSRISAGEMDVLITDRERAASMPSPSKNKHRKSSVKIFGVELCPDNVAVAMVYFVQGVLGLARLAVSFYLKDDLHLDPAETAVISGFSALPWLIKPVYGFISDSVPLFGYRRRSYLILSGLLGAVSWSLMATVVDSKFSVAFCIILGSLSVAFSDVVVDSMVVERARGESQSMSGSLQSLCWGSSAFGGIVSSYFSGSLVDAYGVRFVFGVTALLPLMTSAVAIIVNEQPVIDAAKGQNFPLAGQNLLESWKQNVLQLRDAVRQPNVFFPTLFIFLWQATPHSESAMFYFTTNKLGFTPEFLGRVKLVTSIASLLGVGLYNGFLKTVPLQKTFLVTTVFGSAIGLTQVLLVTGLNRKFGISNEWFAMGDSLVITVLSQASFMPVLVLAARLCPEGVEATLFATLMSISNAGSVLGGLMGAGLTQLLGVTKDQYDNLSLLIILCNLSSLLPLPLLGLLPRDHPDVKPEESGSDIEMKSS; this is translated from the exons ATGGAGTCACCGACCTTTTGTTCAATCTCAATCTTGCCCTCGGGAAGTTCAGTTTTGTCCTCGCACTCTTTCGCTTCACCTCCTCCACTCTGCTTCGTCCCTCGGATCCGCCGGAAGCCCTGCACTCTCCTGTCCGGCGCCCACAGAAGGGCTCGCCACCGACGTAGAGCCCGCCGGAAGCTTCCTCCGGAGAACGACATGTCCGTCGCCGTCCCCATGCCCTCGCCCACTCGCCGGCTCGACTTGGACGACGAGCCGTTCCTCAATTCCAGGATTA GTGCAGGAGAAATGGATGTGTTGATAACTGATAGGGAAAGGGCGGCAAGCATGCCTTCTCCAAGCAAGAACAAACATAGAAAGAGCAGTGTGAAAATTTTCGGGGTCGAATTGTGCCCTGACAATGTGGCTGTTGCCATGGTGTACTTTGTTCAAGGTGTTCTAGGCCTTGCAAGGCTTGCTGtcagtttttatttaaaagacGATTTGCATCTTGACCCGGCTGAG ACAGCTGTGATTAGCGGCTTTTCTGCGTTGCCATGGCTGATTAAACCTGTATACGGTTTTATTAG CGATTCTGTGCCACTATTTGGTTACCGAAGGAGGTCGTACTTGATTTTGTCAGGGCTTCTTGGTGCAGTATCCTGGAGCTTGATGGCCACTGTTGTTGATAGCAAATTCAGCGTTGCTTTCTGCATAATTCTTGGATCACTTTCTGTTGCCTTCTCAGACGTG GTTGTAGATTCCATGGTTGTGGAGAGGGCTCGTGGTGAGTCACAAAGCATGTCAGGTTCTCTTCAGTCTTTGTGTTGGGGATCTTCTGCTTTTGGTGGAATTGTGAGTTCTTATTTTAGCGGCTCCTTGGTGGATGCTTATGGTGTAAG GTTTGTTTTTGGTGTCACGGCTTTGCTACCGCTGATGACATCTGCAGTTGCTATTATTGTGAATGAGCAGCCTGTAATTGATGCAGCAAAGGGGCAAAATTTTCCTCTGGCTGGTCAAAACTTGCTTGAAAGCTGGAAACAGAATGTTCTTCAGTTAAGGGATGCTGTTAGGCAACCCAATGTATTTTTTCCGACGCTGTTTATTTTCCTTTGGCAGGCAACCCCTCACTCAGAGTCTGCCATGTTTTACTTCAC CACAAATAAACTTGGTTTTACCCCAGAATTCCTTGGACGTGTCAAGCTTGTTACCTCAATAGCGTCATTGCTTGGTGTTGGACTGTATAATGGATTTTTGAAAACTGTTCCACTGCAGAAGACTTTTCTAGTAACAACTGTTTTTGGTTCAGCTATTGGGTTGACTCAG GTTCTCCTTGTTACGGGATTAAACCGAAAATTTGGTATAAGTAATGAGTGGTTTGCAATGGGGGATTCATTGGTTATAACAGTTCTTAGTCAG GCTTCTTTCATGCCTGTTCTTGTGCTGGCTGCTAGATTATGTCCAGAGGGAGTGGAAGCAACACTTTTCGCAACCCTCATGTCCATATCAAATGCAGGGAGTGTTCTTGGGGGGCTGATGGGTGCTGGTCTGACCCAGCTCTTGGGTGTAACCAAGGACCAATATGATAACTTGTCCCTTTTGATCATCTTGTGCAATCTCAGCTCCTTGTTGCCTTTACCACTCCTTGGCCTCCTTCCTCGGGATCATCCTGACGTGAAGCCGGAGGAGAGTGGATCAGATATTGAGATGAAATctagttga
- the LOC103425694 gene encoding folate-biopterin transporter 1, chloroplastic-like isoform X3, translating to MESPTFCSISILPSGSSVLSSHSFASPPPLCFVPRIRRKPCTLLSGAHRRARHRRRARRKLPPENDMSVAVPMPSPTRRLDLDDEPFLNSRISAGEMDVLITDRERAASMPSPSKNKHRKSSVKIFGVELCPDNVAVAMVYFVQGVLGLARLAVSFYLKDDLHLDPAETAVISGFSALPWLIKPVYGFISDSVPLFGYRRRSYLILSGLLGAVSWSLMATVVDSKFSVAFCIILGSLSVAFSDVVVDSMVVERARGESQSMSGSLQSLCWGSSAFGGIVSSYFSGSLVDAYGVRFVFGVTALLPLMTSAVAIIVNEQPVIDAAKGQNFPLAGQNLLESWKQNVLQLRDAVRQPNVFFPTLFIFLWQATPHSESAMFYFTTNKLGFTPEFLGRVKLVTSIASLLGVGLYNGFLKTVPLQKTFLVTTVFGSAIGLTQVLLVTGLNRKFGISNEWFAMGDSLVITVLSQLQALEIERQINQTDEITLRKI from the exons ATGGAGTCACCGACCTTTTGTTCAATCTCAATCTTGCCCTCGGGAAGTTCAGTTTTGTCCTCGCACTCTTTCGCTTCACCTCCTCCACTCTGCTTCGTCCCTCGGATCCGCCGGAAGCCCTGCACTCTCCTGTCCGGCGCCCACAGAAGGGCTCGCCACCGACGTAGAGCCCGCCGGAAGCTTCCTCCGGAGAACGACATGTCCGTCGCCGTCCCCATGCCCTCGCCCACTCGCCGGCTCGACTTGGACGACGAGCCGTTCCTCAATTCCAGGATTA GTGCAGGAGAAATGGATGTGTTGATAACTGATAGGGAAAGGGCGGCAAGCATGCCTTCTCCAAGCAAGAACAAACATAGAAAGAGCAGTGTGAAAATTTTCGGGGTCGAATTGTGCCCTGACAATGTGGCTGTTGCCATGGTGTACTTTGTTCAAGGTGTTCTAGGCCTTGCAAGGCTTGCTGtcagtttttatttaaaagacGATTTGCATCTTGACCCGGCTGAG ACAGCTGTGATTAGCGGCTTTTCTGCGTTGCCATGGCTGATTAAACCTGTATACGGTTTTATTAG CGATTCTGTGCCACTATTTGGTTACCGAAGGAGGTCGTACTTGATTTTGTCAGGGCTTCTTGGTGCAGTATCCTGGAGCTTGATGGCCACTGTTGTTGATAGCAAATTCAGCGTTGCTTTCTGCATAATTCTTGGATCACTTTCTGTTGCCTTCTCAGACGTG GTTGTAGATTCCATGGTTGTGGAGAGGGCTCGTGGTGAGTCACAAAGCATGTCAGGTTCTCTTCAGTCTTTGTGTTGGGGATCTTCTGCTTTTGGTGGAATTGTGAGTTCTTATTTTAGCGGCTCCTTGGTGGATGCTTATGGTGTAAG GTTTGTTTTTGGTGTCACGGCTTTGCTACCGCTGATGACATCTGCAGTTGCTATTATTGTGAATGAGCAGCCTGTAATTGATGCAGCAAAGGGGCAAAATTTTCCTCTGGCTGGTCAAAACTTGCTTGAAAGCTGGAAACAGAATGTTCTTCAGTTAAGGGATGCTGTTAGGCAACCCAATGTATTTTTTCCGACGCTGTTTATTTTCCTTTGGCAGGCAACCCCTCACTCAGAGTCTGCCATGTTTTACTTCAC CACAAATAAACTTGGTTTTACCCCAGAATTCCTTGGACGTGTCAAGCTTGTTACCTCAATAGCGTCATTGCTTGGTGTTGGACTGTATAATGGATTTTTGAAAACTGTTCCACTGCAGAAGACTTTTCTAGTAACAACTGTTTTTGGTTCAGCTATTGGGTTGACTCAG GTTCTCCTTGTTACGGGATTAAACCGAAAATTTGGTATAAGTAATGAGTGGTTTGCAATGGGGGATTCATTGGTTATAACAGTTCTTAGTCAG CTTCAAGCCTTGGAAATAGAAAGACAAATAAATCAAACTGATGAAATCACTCTTAGAAAGATTTAA
- the LOC103425694 gene encoding folate-biopterin transporter 1, chloroplastic-like isoform X2, with product MESPTFCSISILPSGSSVLSSHSFASPPPLCFVPRIRRKPCTLLSGAHRRARHRRRARRKLPPENDMSVAVPMPSPTRRLDLDDEPFLNSRIREMDVLITDRERAASMPSPSKNKHRKSSVKIFGVELCPDNVAVAMVYFVQGVLGLARLAVSFYLKDDLHLDPAETAVISGFSALPWLIKPVYGFISDSVPLFGYRRRSYLILSGLLGAVSWSLMATVVDSKFSVAFCIILGSLSVAFSDVVVDSMVVERARGESQSMSGSLQSLCWGSSAFGGIVSSYFSGSLVDAYGVRFVFGVTALLPLMTSAVAIIVNEQPVIDAAKGQNFPLAGQNLLESWKQNVLQLRDAVRQPNVFFPTLFIFLWQATPHSESAMFYFTTNKLGFTPEFLGRVKLVTSIASLLGVGLYNGFLKTVPLQKTFLVTTVFGSAIGLTQVLLVTGLNRKFGISNEWFAMGDSLVITVLSQASFMPVLVLAARLCPEGVEATLFATLMSISNAGSVLGGLMGAGLTQLLGVTKDQYDNLSLLIILCNLSSLLPLPLLGLLPRDHPDVKPEESGSDIEMKSS from the exons ATGGAGTCACCGACCTTTTGTTCAATCTCAATCTTGCCCTCGGGAAGTTCAGTTTTGTCCTCGCACTCTTTCGCTTCACCTCCTCCACTCTGCTTCGTCCCTCGGATCCGCCGGAAGCCCTGCACTCTCCTGTCCGGCGCCCACAGAAGGGCTCGCCACCGACGTAGAGCCCGCCGGAAGCTTCCTCCGGAGAACGACATGTCCGTCGCCGTCCCCATGCCCTCGCCCACTCGCCGGCTCGACTTGGACGACGAGCCGTTCCTCAATTCCAGGATTA GAGAAATGGATGTGTTGATAACTGATAGGGAAAGGGCGGCAAGCATGCCTTCTCCAAGCAAGAACAAACATAGAAAGAGCAGTGTGAAAATTTTCGGGGTCGAATTGTGCCCTGACAATGTGGCTGTTGCCATGGTGTACTTTGTTCAAGGTGTTCTAGGCCTTGCAAGGCTTGCTGtcagtttttatttaaaagacGATTTGCATCTTGACCCGGCTGAG ACAGCTGTGATTAGCGGCTTTTCTGCGTTGCCATGGCTGATTAAACCTGTATACGGTTTTATTAG CGATTCTGTGCCACTATTTGGTTACCGAAGGAGGTCGTACTTGATTTTGTCAGGGCTTCTTGGTGCAGTATCCTGGAGCTTGATGGCCACTGTTGTTGATAGCAAATTCAGCGTTGCTTTCTGCATAATTCTTGGATCACTTTCTGTTGCCTTCTCAGACGTG GTTGTAGATTCCATGGTTGTGGAGAGGGCTCGTGGTGAGTCACAAAGCATGTCAGGTTCTCTTCAGTCTTTGTGTTGGGGATCTTCTGCTTTTGGTGGAATTGTGAGTTCTTATTTTAGCGGCTCCTTGGTGGATGCTTATGGTGTAAG GTTTGTTTTTGGTGTCACGGCTTTGCTACCGCTGATGACATCTGCAGTTGCTATTATTGTGAATGAGCAGCCTGTAATTGATGCAGCAAAGGGGCAAAATTTTCCTCTGGCTGGTCAAAACTTGCTTGAAAGCTGGAAACAGAATGTTCTTCAGTTAAGGGATGCTGTTAGGCAACCCAATGTATTTTTTCCGACGCTGTTTATTTTCCTTTGGCAGGCAACCCCTCACTCAGAGTCTGCCATGTTTTACTTCAC CACAAATAAACTTGGTTTTACCCCAGAATTCCTTGGACGTGTCAAGCTTGTTACCTCAATAGCGTCATTGCTTGGTGTTGGACTGTATAATGGATTTTTGAAAACTGTTCCACTGCAGAAGACTTTTCTAGTAACAACTGTTTTTGGTTCAGCTATTGGGTTGACTCAG GTTCTCCTTGTTACGGGATTAAACCGAAAATTTGGTATAAGTAATGAGTGGTTTGCAATGGGGGATTCATTGGTTATAACAGTTCTTAGTCAG GCTTCTTTCATGCCTGTTCTTGTGCTGGCTGCTAGATTATGTCCAGAGGGAGTGGAAGCAACACTTTTCGCAACCCTCATGTCCATATCAAATGCAGGGAGTGTTCTTGGGGGGCTGATGGGTGCTGGTCTGACCCAGCTCTTGGGTGTAACCAAGGACCAATATGATAACTTGTCCCTTTTGATCATCTTGTGCAATCTCAGCTCCTTGTTGCCTTTACCACTCCTTGGCCTCCTTCCTCGGGATCATCCTGACGTGAAGCCGGAGGAGAGTGGATCAGATATTGAGATGAAATctagttga
- the LOC103403927 gene encoding uncharacterized protein, translated as MEIEMVRCECCGLKEDCTQDYITQVKAKFDGKWLCGLCSEAVRDEVGKGSKQPFGMEEAVRAHMSFCGKFKSNPAVRVADGMRQMLRRRSDMSSSSSSPKKYTRSASTSQVGDSSSFS; from the coding sequence atggagATTGAGATGGTGAGGTGTGAGTGTTGTGGACTAAAAGAGGATTGCACGCAAGACTACATCACACAAGTGAAGGCAAAGTTTGATGGGAAATGGCTGTGTGGGTTGTGCTCAGAAGCAGTGAGAGATGAGGTTGGCAAGGGCAGCAAGCAGCCATTTGGCATGGAGGAAGCTGTGAGGGCACACATGTCATTTTGTGGtaaatttaaatccaacccTGCAGTGAGAGTGGCAGATGGGATGAGGCAGATGCTTAGGAGAAGGTCAGACatgtcatcttcttcttcatcgcCAAAAAAGTACACAAGATCAGCAAGCACATCCCAAGTGGGCGATTCATCATCTTTCTCATGA